The genomic stretch AGTAGATTGTCCCAAGTTGGTAAAATATCTTGACAAGCTCGCCATTAGAAATTCTTCTCCACGTTTGGAATTTGCAGCTCATCATCTTGCAAAATTGACGGCGGGTATGGGAATTAAAAGGTAGTGGCTGAGAGAAATCCATGATTGTATCTCGGAGACTATTCGGAGAGAGCAATCTGTAATCTCTTGTCGATTGTTTAATAAAGAAGTGAATGtggttttttcaaataaaaataaaaataaaaatcagttgGCCTAATACATAATAAATACAGAACctagcaaaaattaatttagcaGCCTTTGGTGGTTGttgaatgataaataaaaattagccaTATATTGATTATATTCAATTGTGTCAATATTTTGTCTgtatttttctcatatcatcttacaaatAGATTTGTAGACTTACGTGGacttcacataagtcaatgatagaccctacaaatctaataattaatctattgaatttataaaaaaataataataataataataataaagaaaaaatatagataaattatTGATATCAATCATTTATCTGTTTTTTATTCCCTAACCCTGCCTTAATTATATCTAGTCATATCTATTTATGCAGTTctaccaaaataatatttagcatATTGGGCTTCTCTTTTTGTAGTAATGAAGCAAATGCATTGATGActagtaaaaatttaaaaaacacatagaGCCCTCAactttataatttatttctttttttcaattacttTCACAAACAAttatgtgtctattttttttttttttcacccacATAATATAGAACAATCAGGAAAAACCAAATCCATATGTATAAAatagaattctttttttttcttaattttttttgaaaattttttatccCCTATAAGTATATATGGACGGTTACACAAAGGTTCCCTGATCCGAAAAGCACCggatcatttttaaaatttttccaacCGTTGCACCTGCGCCAAAAATACCCTCCCTCCATGATCCATCCGCAGACAACTCATTGTCCATATAAAACACCATTTTTGAAACGTCGCAATGCTTGAGAAATCCATTTCTTGACACTATAAATCCCcacagtctctctctctcacacaatcTTCTCTGCACAGACACCCAcacagtctctctctctctctcaacggAGACACAGTTAATTTTCCTCCGGCGAAACACCGTATGGACACCGTTCAGGCTCCCAACATTGTCGCTCACATCACCGAGAGGCTTCTTTTCCGCCGTTTGATCGATATCGGAGTAAAACCAGAAGAGGCGATCAACGTCATGGCGTTTTGGATGTGGCTTGAGGCGCAAGGCTTCAAAGAAGTGGTGCGCAAAATATCTTCCAACAACGACAAGTTTTTGAAATTGGTCGCCGACGAAGCCGCCGCCGTTTTGGCCACTCTGTTCCCCCTTTCTGGCACACCCATTTCGCAGAACCTCTGCCCCATCACCTCCATATTCTCCGGCTCCCTCTCCATCCACGACATCTGCGGGAACAAGGAGACCGTCTCCGAAGGGGTCGCCGACGTTAGCAGCAGAGTCTGTTGCGTGGTTTTTAAGGatgttttggaagaaaaaggCGGGAAAGTGAAGGTTGGCGGTGGCGAAGTGGAAGGTGATGGTGATGGAGTGAGTAGTGTCGGAACGAAGTTGAATCCAAATGCTAGGGAATGGAATCCGGCAATAGAGCGCGTGCCGGAGGAAGAGAGGTGCTTGTTTCTGACTTTCTCCAAAGGGAATCCTCTCACTGAAAATCAAATCTTCAACTTCTTTAACCAGTAAGTCTTTTATTTTATCCTTGGCTtttattaattacttaaaaattgGCATTTACAATGCATGTTTATTAATTAACTATCAATTAATTAGTAGGTTATGGATAAAAAGTTTAGGGTACCCGATATTTAATGCAATGAGCAGCTTCATGTGAGAGACGGTTCGGATACACCCGATCATTCAGTTTGAACAATTGAAATTCAAACTGTTTAAACATCTTTCGAAACAAGTGAGCCCAATCGAGCAATCTGATCATTATGCTAGGTCtcgatccaaaaaaaaaaaaaaaaattaattagtcttttattattgtattttcctCTATTGGTTTCAAGTACAATGGGgttcatatttatatttatagcTTGAGCTCTTAAACATCTGTTGAAGAGCATTTTCACTTAATATTTCTTCCCTGAATTTAATGTTCCTCCATCCTTGGCAACAAATATTAGCCAAATTAAAGAAGTCACCATTCTTGAGAAGATACCATGGCAGTCTTGCGTGAGAGTTTGTTCGAACTCCACCGATTCAAGTTGTTGGAGCCCGAATGAATTCTCGCATATAAACAGTCTTATTACACTACTGTTATAAGATAGATTTATTGCACGGGATCGATATCTtccaacaaaatttatttttgtggtAGATATCCTATGGTTAATTAGGGTGTGTTTGGTTGATAATAATGTGAGCAGGAAATACGGTCCATGTGTGGAAAGGGTGTACGTACACTGGCCAGATCCAAAGCAGCCGGCGCTCTTCGGGAAAGTTGTGTTCAACACATGTTCCGTACCGGCGATTATAATGGGAAGACTCCAGCAAGCCAAATTCACTGTGAATTCAAAGCCGCTTTGGTGCAAGCGATTTGAGCTGGAGAAGAAGGGCCTTGCTAaaaccaaataattaattatttcagATTTTCTCATCATGCATCTTAATTTTATTACTCTCAATAATATATCATCTCAGATTCTTGGGTACTTGTTATGATCCCTTTGAATAATTtctaataaaatgatgcatgGATAATTTATATAACTTTTTCTCCCTCCTTTGTAATGTGTAGCATATACGCTTGATCACTTTTACTCccatataaattattattggatttaaaattacatagtaattcatttaaaatttaagggtaatttttaATACTATGTAAGAAATGTCTAAAATATGAAGTAAAAGTAATTATTACTTCATATTTTAGGCTGCCTAACAAATTAATATGAATGTTTGAAAATGAGTgtttggtaaaaacttaaaaaacatattttttttacttttttttttttatataaaaaagtccaAGCTTgaaagcaattatatatatatatatatataaaacaatgctctttcaatttttttttattaataaaaactatatttttcaacaaaattccAAAGAGCTAGCTAGGCTCTAACTGTCTCATTGTTCTACAACTAGTGGTAGACTGTGGCCGATTGTACGTTGAGGATTTCAATGCCATAAGAGGACATAATGAGAGAGTTAAGGCTCAAATGATTGGCCTAGGTGGGATGGATTAATCTTAAGATAAATGCATTATCCAGGCAGATTTGGATCACGAATCCGGTGCCCAATTTTACACCTGGTGTcctggtccaagagaagaaatgAAGATCCAATTGTTAGAAAATTGGATAGAGCACTGTTGATGCTAACTTGGAGAACATATTTTCTAGTTTTAAACTATTTTTCCTGCCAGCTAGATGGTAGGGATATATAGGAACCCGAGGGTTTCTATCCActgaaaataacaaaaaagaaaaaaaagaaggaaaattaaAGGGATAAATTAATTAATCGCTTCGAAGggatcaaactttcaattaatcATTTCGAGGGAACGAACCTTCAATTATTGCGTAAAGCGATTAAtgttttgattgattgatttgccatatataaaacaatatttatcTACACCTTATTTATAAGGGTAAAACCAAGCCCAACATGGAAATGAAATCAACGAAAACCTAACAAGCAAGCATGCATGCTTTACAATAGAGCAAAATCTTGTAATATGCAAAGATATTACCACAAGTCTTGAAACTGAAGGGGATGGTGATATTCAaagatattgtcttataatagccaAAGAGGCTATTGTGTGTGTTATAAATAGTGTTTGAATTTTGAAGATTCTAAATTGTGTCTTTGATATTGTATtgtcattaaaagaaaaaaaaaagaagaggatcaAGCAAAATCAAGATAAATCAACAAAGAAATCCcgaaataattagaaaatattgaGTTTCCTAACACTAGAATAGCTTACCATTCACCTATGGTGGTTAAATTGATGGAACTTCCCCGAACCAAGAGTTCTTCAACTTCTAGGAAATATCCAGAAATTGAAACGGCTTCCAAACAAGGCGTTCGTTTAATGTCCTAGCTAAAAGCCATTTATCATATATTTCCACGCAAACCCACTAGataggaaaaaaaggaaaaataaacatatttaaTTGAATAGACTATTATACAATTGTTGTAGGACTGGGATAACGTgcatgacaataaaaattagctCTTGGTTTTTCTATTGATAAGTCCTTGTTAAATGCAGAGTTTCACTGTCATGTTATCCCAGTTGTATAATAATCATACATAtaatagtctattaaataagagtaatgctagagaccatctttttatcttcctaaagttgatgtagctttcaaaatcacaatttgatcaaaattcaagtatgattcatctaaaatttaatggtgattttaaaagtcacatcaactttaagaggataaaaagatggtccttagcattactcattaataaaataatattattatctaATTTGTCTTTAACAATCCAAAttttgcttattattattattaagctGTACAAAATTGCCCCAATCATCTCTTTCTATtatggaaaaattacactttactttCCCAAAGTTTCacctgatttgcaatttgacatctaatgtttaaaaattcgCAATGTACCCTaaaaaagtatcaaaaatttgcaatgtgaccCATCCGTTAataattttcgttttcttttacagaaatgatgaaaaatactcaatttccctttaaaaaaaaaaaaaaaaaggaaagaaagccACCCCGAAACAACTGGATTGGGGGTGGCGAGCCACTTCCGTGGCCCATGGGGGGtgtccgaccacccccaaggggccaaatgggggtggttgTAGCCaaccccaaaattttttattattttattatttttggtttattgaatttgaaacatttttagaatttcttaaaatacatggagcaattttggaaattttaaaccaaaaaatgcaCGTGCCTCACACATAAGcaattttccgttaaattggacgtaAATGGTTAACAGCGTAACTACAAtgcaaatttttgatattttattagagtatattgtaaatttttaaacattagaagtCAAATCAcaaattgaataaaactttaaaaggtaaagtgtaatttttatttcaacTCACCATGACCAATACTATTTTCTCACTAGTTTTTTCAACTGATCACCAAGACCTTATACTATTTTCTCACTTGTTCTTTCAACTCACCCAACACGTATACACTGCACCCATCACCTCACACTTCTTTGTcacacttttctttttcttacacAGCTTCTTTCCTCATGCCACACTCTCATCCTCTCTTTATTTGTAccatattttatttcttttactgttattaattttttttttttttaaatttcaagttTTTGTCATTCACTCCTCCAAGGATATGCACcgcagattttttatttttattattttttaagtttcatAATTTCTTCATATGTTGTTCATTCTGCCTTGTCATTCAAAATCTTTACCAAATCTTGTTATCGATGCTATTCTTACTTTGAATTTTGCAAGAGAAGGACAACAAGCCCGCTAACACTCCAAGACCAAATAATAGACTTTAGCAAATATGTAAATCCTGATATAGCATTCACAttaactcttaattttttttttttcgaaatttaattctaaaaatctattttaattgatttagtTAGCTACTTTTCAAACTACTAAACATCAAACTCCGtaaatatttctctattttaactaactattatattttgttgttgaTGAAACGACCTTTTTTGATTCCTAACattaaaaatatactttagttgagatgaaagaagaagaacattaaaaaataaataacttttactTTTGAGCTCTTAGTATTTGAAGAGCATAAAATATGAAGTTAAATTTAGCATTGAGGAAAGGGTTTGTTAAATGGcgtgttttgtgggttttgttaaaattttagaaaaaaagccTAAAGCAAAGAGATTAATGGGAATGCACTTACTCGTCTAATATTACACGGCTTTTCTTAAAGTCTAAGGGAGGccataaatataataatataaagacTAGTCACTTATGGGAAGGGTCGGGGGAGATGATGGTCTCATTACATTAATTAAAGATGTATCATGTCtccaaggggtagttcaatcggctgtaaatcacgcctcataaagtgaaggtcactaattcgaatcctcctctcccttcccttgtgttgacatgtcaaaaaaaaaaaaaaaaaaaaaaaattaaagatgtaCCATATGGACTATGGTCGTGGAGtatctatcttcttcttctttattttttatttttaactattgttttaatttttttttaatagtaaagaTTAATGCCGgggaaaagttcacatacccttctcaaactaccacaaaattgacaatatctcccccaactttcaattatgacaatctttctcccaaattaccaaaacattacTAATGTCCCCcaaatgacgaaactaccctNNNNNNNNNNNNNNNNNNNNNNNNNNNNNNNNNNNNNNNNNNNNNNNNNNNNNNNNNNNNaaaaaatactaaaacttctagaaaaaacttaaaacttaaaaaaaaaaaacaaaaaaaaaatccaaggggtggccaaatttaaaatttaaaaacaaatcctttttataagaaaaaaaatattaaaaattttcgattttttaaaattttttgtattaattttatataaaaaaaattcgttaaattttttttttaattattattattttttattttttcaaatttatagatgtatttttgtcttattgaggaATATATAggagcatttttattttttttgctagcCTTTGAGGGACATTGACagtgttttagtagtttggaggggacattgccataattgaaaatttaaaaattgtcaattaggtaatagtttgagggggtatatGAACTTTACAACCCTTAATGCTATTTAATTAGTAGATTACTACAATACTATTGTGAAACAGTTGAACTGACATGATAGCATAAATaagtcattttattattattatttacaaatATTGATCCAATGATTAGTTTTTCACTGCAGGGAGAGTCGTAAAGATATTATTCCACGCAAAACTTTAGCTTGAAAGAAAAGCACATGATCTCCTATAAATAACCTTAAATGCCATTTCAATTCGGCATaagtgaagaaaaagaaaacatgggGACGACtccaattttcattattttcattctcttcACAATAACTGGTAAGTAATTCAATCATGATCTTCTCTATCTAGTGGTTGACCATGTGTGTATACTTTTATATTAGAACGAATAGATTACATTTATATTATGCAAATATATAATCTTGTGCATACTTTTCTATGGAGTTggatttttgatatatatatatatatatagttccaTGTCAGAAGGATTGCATCAACAAAAGGATTTGAGGTACTCTGTGAGAAAGATAGTCAAGGGTTCGTAGGGCCATGCCTTCTGACATGGAACTGTGATGATGTTTGCGTAGAGAAGGAGAGAGCCTTGTTTGGAAAATGTAAGGTCCATCACTCGTTTTATCCTAAATGTGtatgtttttttaacatttgTACCTAGGACTAAGGAGATGCATGTTTTCAGGCACTAtgtatttgattttgttgtatTCCCACATACATAAATTAAAGAGCTGGTGTGTACGTAAGATATCTTCCAATACTTCTTGTACAGCTTAAGTTATGCATATATAGTTAAGTACAACTATGTTGTTGAGGTATAACAATGTCATTCTGGAACATGTCTTGCGGGGGTGCCAAAttcaacaaatggtatcaaaactaGGGTTATGGGCTAAAGTCGCTAGAGCACCATGGTGAGGGAGGGATTGTTGAGGTGCAATAATGCCCCTCTACTCAATTGCacggctcttagaacatgctCTATAGAGTGGGATTTNNNNNNNNNNNNNNNNNNNNNNNNNNNNNNNNNNNNNNNNNNNNNNNNNNNNNNNNNNNNNNNNNNNNNNNNNNNNNNNNNNNNNNNNNNNNgggctgacaattttgatacgacccgcgaacccaacacgaacacgacacgaagttaacaggtattgggtttgggcttatcgggttcgggtcttaatcgggtctacccgattaaaacacgattaaattcgtgtctggcgggtcaatcGGGTATGGCGGGTCAATCGGGTCTGGCAGGTCaatcgggtctggcgggtcttgggtgacccgccagacccatttaatttttttttttttttttttttttttttttttttaaaaaaaaacctatgtctaagttctaactaagttaaccctaatACTTACCGACTCACTCAcggttttatttcacttttcacttcacgacttcacagtcttcacttcactggcctattccttgtttttccaTTACTTTTTCTATGCgagtctatatattaaaacattatcttttaaatcattatttatatattaaaaattctcttttaaaacgttttattcttcttggatggttaagataaatttgactagtcctttggcttaagagatccctttattaaattattttttccaattttgattaagggccttttttttaaaaaaaaacgggtcgggtcgggtcgtgtCGTGTTACCTGTTTAGCGCACAAGTCGTGTCGGGTtgtgtctacccgatatgacccggttatgctaaacgggttaagcgggtcgtgtcgggttacccggctattttcCGTGTTATAATCGNNNNNNNNNNNNNNNNNNNNNNNNNNNNNNNNNNNNNNNNNNNNNNNNNNNNNNNNNNNNNNNNNNNNNNNNNNNNNNNNNNNNNNNNNNNNNNNNNNNNNNNNNNNNNNNNNNNNNNNNNNNNNNNNNNNNNNNNNNNNNNNNNNNNNNNNNNNNNNNNNNNNNNNNNNNNNNNNNNNNNNNNNNNNNNNNNNNNNNNNNNNNNNNNNNNNNNNNNNNNNNNNNNNNNNNNNNNNNNNNNNNNNNNNNNNNNNNNNNNNNNNNNNNNNNNNNNNNNNNNNNNNNNNNNNNNNNNNNNNNNNNNNNNNNNNNNNNNNNNNNNNNNNNNNNNNNNNNNNNNNNNNNNNNNNNNNNNNNNNNNNNNNNNNNNNNNNNNNNNNNNNNNNNNNNNNNNNNttgaatgccataaaaggctTTGACTTTTTTCACTGgacaccaattaatttttagatgagatggttaAAGGCACAATCCAACAGGTGTTTCTCACTCCAAGGATTGCAAATCTACGTTTGTATGAATATGATAATTATGTAGACGAGTTTCTAGGTTAATTTCTTTGGGTTTCTTGTCAGTTTGATCTGAAATGAGGAATATGAAAATGAAGATGATATTTGTGAAAAGGAGATGTAAGAAGAAATTAACGATAGAACATGCTCcctttgactttctcaagtaaTGTCAATTTGGGAGCAAAATTAAGTAGAAGAGTCCCGCATGAGGGCTGTTCTCTTCTTGTTTGTCTTTACATTTAGTTCATAAGTAGAGCAATCATTTATCAATGTATATATTGTCTCCTCCTACCTCTTGCTCAtggatctatatatatatatagaattatgCCGTTTATTGCGCGGTAAGACTATTCTTGAAAATCCGCTTATAAAGAGAAAGTGACCTAAAACTTATATAGGTATGAGTAAGATTGTAATTAACTCATTACGCTTTTAAATTTGATGTCTACAATGGCCACTTTATCTTATAGGTTACAACATCTATGCATGACTCAATTTTGTGTCGTGGTGCATAGTTCTGATACTAAATAATACAAAGTTTACATAGAATTAACCACCTTTGAAAACAGGCTTTCAAGAAACTGTGCCATGAGTATACTTATATTCTCTTCCACTTCAATCCTAACAATCCATGGAGCGAGATAGACCCACCTTGAttcatttcctttgtttttgaatatatctccaaaaaaaaaaaataccttaacaatccatcattgaattttaaaagGGTAATGTTACATACCACAAAATATCTCATAAATATGTCACAAATATGAAGTAGCAAGGACTAATAGATTTTTGATAagctcttgttaaaaaaaaaaaaaaaactaattgacTCGAAATATGTTAACGTTGTTGCCCGAGCTTGGGTGTTTTGATTGTAACTTGGTTTAGTTGTGAGGGAGCGAGGTGTACGTATGTGTTAATGGGAactgtgtgtgtttctatgtccgGTTGATCGTATGTGGCTGCAATGATGGCCACTAGCGGGGCCCAAAGAAGAGAGTCCGTCTCTCTTTGAGTAGGATTCGAATTCtcatctcatattttaaaatctaagaTTTCCATTACATTATAAAGAAAGGCtacaatctaataaaaattatatattttgtctataaaagtcTAAATGATAAgatatcatatcatatttttagtGGAGATAAatagacaaaacaaaaagaagataatgTGGCATCTTGTCACATGAATTTTTATGGacaaatatgaagtttttattagagtCTATCATATCTCTTACATCTAATAGTCCAAACAAATATAGAAGTTTGTGCGTTACCAAGGCAAGTGGGTTTGAcatgttgaaaactaaaatcACTTGCCTCGGTAATACCAATACCATGCTAGGTTTGTGTAGCACTTCTCTTACATTTTAcgtttctttgtttatttttgtcgACTATAAACATTTATAATATGAGAAGTGTTacacatttcaaatttttttcttaaaagttgattctcagatgatgtgtcacaatctcatgatatttattattttaaaaaatgcgtcaccaactcatgggatggtgatacatcatttgaaaaccaatttttttaaaaaaatttaagatatttagCATTTCTGAAAATGTAAAGCTGGCTCCTGGAAGTAAATCTTTTGGGAGTAAGGGCTTAAGGTTCAATTGAGATAAAAGGGTGGTTGTGTGAGATTTGGATTCTTTATTAATATTCTTTGCCCAAAAAGGAGGGGTGCAAAGAATAATAACAGGGAAAGTGAGAGAGGGAAGCTTCCAGTTCCGCCCGGCCGTTCAAAAATTCGTATGGATGGGCCTCTTGCTCGGACAAATCTCTCCTGCTTAAGCAAGTGAACTCTTCTCACATAATCTTGCCCAAAAAGAAAGAGGCAAAAGTAATAGAAAGGGTCTCCAATTAGAAGAAATCTTTGTCCGGTTGTATGGGTGTAATTGCCAAGGTAGAAGATGGGCTGTATGAgaagaataatgctacaagtttttttttgtattccTCTTAAGttttttcaagaatgatgtggctattaaaatcaccattggacttgtgattgatcattattggattttgatcaaatggtgattttaatagttacatcattcttgaatggactcaagagggacacaggaagaacttctagaattactcatatgAGAAAGCTAGAAAgactgtttgagattgtatatGTTAAGGGGAGCCAGTTCTCTTTAGCTTAGGGGCagaattgtccaaaaaaaaatttggacaattttgcccCTACTTTAACAAGAATCGGCTCCCCTTCAGTCCATTTGGGCCGGAAAGGATCCAAATGCGTTTTAATGAgcttaaaaaatgcttttacttttaatacataaaaagttgtgtcaagaaaaaaaaaattttttagctGTCCTATAAGCCATTTATTATACTTCCATACAAACCCacaaagtagaaaaataaataaataaaacctatttaatttagaaaaatattatttagtagactgttatacgattACTATACGATTGAGATTTGAGATGATGTGACAATGAAAATAAGctaatgatttttctttttacaaaccCTTGCAAATCTAAAGGTTGATTTACATTGTTACACTATTTCAATTGTATGGCAGTCGTatatagtctactaaataacattactcttttaagTTATCCTTTAACAATCTAAAtccaaaaaatcattttcttcatgttcttttttttttaaaaatttatttacagGGGTAGGCTAATTAGGTGGTTGCCTAAAGCTCCCAATATAATAAGGCCGCCGATTAATACttgataataaatatttatttcataaaaaatatttaattaaggcTTTAATTATGGTAAACactctttaattaaggctcCCAATTATTGTAAACTAGTAatcaaagatgaaaaaaattgaattcccACTATACCTAAGAAAGAAATTgtttaattgtgattttctcgaatatcattatgaccaaacttGATATCAATGTTGTTAAAGGGGAAAGCAAAAATTGGAACAAATTTAGCCACATTATGGATGGAATCAAAGTGAGAATGTGTCATTTTCGTTCTTGGAGAATTGATCATGTAAAATGGGACGCCAATTCAGCCACTCATTATTTAGCTTGTGAGGTcattaagagcttgtttggaatttcgtttgaaaaatagagcttttaagtcaaaaagagcttttggacaaaagcttcatttttaagttttttggacccttaaaagcgcttttaatttttttaccaaacgaatacttttttttttttttttttcaaacgaactttttgagtgttaaaagcacttttagactcctcaaacgcaatctcaaataggcccTAAGTATGTCATAGATAGAATTTGGACTAGAGAAATCTCAACATGTATCTATGGTATTAAAGCGGGGGAGAAACTAATCCATATTTGATAGGtgctgtaatttatttttttgcggCACTTATGTTGTAATACTTCTCTTAAGGGTTGATATTCAATgttgttttctctctctttcttatagaatattgaaaattgaatttcaaCCCTTAAAAGAGCAACAACATAGGTGccgaaaaaaaattacaacacctGAGCCAAATTTGTTTGATTGCTTTCAATAAAACTTGATATCATTACTGCTTGGGGCCGGTCCActctctcattttatttttttttaggagaatcttttatttttatttcttaaaaaaagatcaagagtataaagCTTTTACATCAGAGAGCATAAAACTATGAAGTTACAACGTCATAGAGACAAACACAAAAATCTTACAATTAAGtcatatctatgacttcaacattcGCTAACTCATGTCCAAACTTTAGTTAT from Corylus avellana chromosome ca1, CavTom2PMs-1.0 encodes the following:
- the LOC132172232 gene encoding uncharacterized protein LOC132172232; this translates as MDTVQAPNIVAHITERLLFRRLIDIGVKPEEAINVMAFWMWLEAQGFKEVVRKISSNNDKFLKLVADEAAAVLATLFPLSGTPISQNLCPITSIFSGSLSIHDICGNKETVSEGVADVSSRVCCVVFKDVLEEKGGKVKVGGGEVEGDGDGVSSVGTKLNPNAREWNPAIERVPEEERCLFLTFSKGNPLTENQIFNFFNQKYGPCVERVYVHWPDPKQPALFGKVVFNTCSVPAIIMGRLQQAKFTVNSKPLWCKRFELEKKGLAKTK